A single Penaeus vannamei isolate JL-2024 chromosome 22, ASM4276789v1, whole genome shotgun sequence DNA region contains:
- the LOC138865854 gene encoding uncharacterized protein, translating into EREREREREERERERERERERERERERERERERERERERERERERERE; encoded by the exons gagagagagagagagagagagagagaagagagagagagagagagagagagagagagagagagagagagagagagagag agagagagagagagagagagagagagagagagagagagagagagagagagagagagagagagagag